The following is a genomic window from Crossiella equi.
CCCTCAGCTGCCACGACAACGGCGGTGCGGCCTCCGAACCGGTGGCGAGCGGGTGGGTGCACACCGAGTGCGAGCCCGCCACACCCCGGGCCCGCTCCCTGTCGGTGTACCTGGACGAGGATCCCAAGGCCACCCGGGCGGCGGTGCCGGTGCCCGGTGAGGAGAGCTGCCGGTTGTCGCTGCGACGGCTGCCCAGCGGTGCCGACCGGGCCGGGATGTACTGCGAGGGCGTGCCGCACCGGGTCGAGGTCCGGTGCGCGGACGTCATGACCGAGTTCCCGCCGCCCGCGCCGGTCGTGACCGACGGCTGGTCCTACACCGAGTGCCCGCCGGAGGGCTGGCTCTGGTCGGTGCGCATGCACTTCCCCGGGAGCGCGCCTAAGGCCGCTTCATCCGGCGTGCCAGCTCGTTGAGCAGCTCCCCCGTCGGCACCCGCGTCAGGTCCACGCCGCCCTGACGCCGGGCCAGCAGCTCGGCCGCGCCGGGGCGCAGCGGCCGCAGCTCCTCCGGGGTCAGCCGCACGACCTCGGCCATGGTGGCCAGCTGCTCGTCGGTGGCGGGCGCCTGGACTGCCTTGCCGCCCTTGAGGGTGATGCCGCTGACCAGCTGGCTCCAGCGCAGCACGGTCATGTTCGCCGCGGCCGCGACCTCGGCGGGGGTGAGCCCGTGGCGGTTGCGGGCCGCTTCGATGAGCACGCCCTCCGGGGGCCGAGGCGGATGTGACACGGCATCGAGGGTAGACGAACGCGCCGGGCGGCAGGGTGCCCGGCGCGTTCGTTGTCATCGCAAGGAAATCAGCAGTACAGGTTGCCGCCCGGGGTGACGCCCAGGATGCCCGCGAAGTTCTGGTACGCGGTGACCCGGCTCTGCACCTGGGCCGGGTTCTTGCCGTCGCACTCCAGCGAGCCGTTGATGCTGCGGATGGTCTGGCCGAAGCCGTGCCCGCCGACGATCGCGTTGTGCGCGGTCATCGAGCCCGGGCCGTTCTGGGTCATCCAGTACCAGATACCGGTCTTCCAGGCCACGGCCGGGTCGTTCTGCACCAGGTACGGGTTGTTCAGCAGGTCGATGCCCAGGGCGTCACCGGCCGCCTTGTAGTTGAAGTTCCAGGACAGCTGGATCGGTCCACGGCCGTAGTAGGCCGCCTGGCCCGCCGGGCAGCCGTAGGGCTGGTTGCGGTCGCAGTAGTGCGGGTAGTTCGCGGTGTTCTGCTCCACCACGTACCGCAGGCCGCCGGTCTCGTGGTTGACGTTGGCCAGGAACGCCGCCGCCTCCTGCTTCTTGGTGACGTCGCTGCCCGAGCCCGCGAACGCCGGGTAGGCCGACAGCGCGTTGATCAGGCCCTGGTAGGTGTAGAAGGGGTTCCGCGACGGGAACATCTGGTTGAACTGGCCCTCGCTGACCGGGAACGAGCCCGGGTTGCCCGGGTCACCGCCGTTGCAGTTGAACGGCTCCCAGTACCAGGTGCTGATGACCGGGTCGTAGCCCGGGTTCTCGTTCTTGGCCCGGTAGAACTGGCCGTTGGTGTACTTCACGATCGAGCCCGCCGGGTACCACTGGCCCGCCACCCAGTTCGGGTGGTTGCAGTTGACCGGGGTGCCCGGGTTGCCGGAACCGCCGTCGCAGGAACCGTTGTCCTGCCACACCGAGGCGCCACCGGGCGTCTCGCCCTGGGTCCACCACTGCGCGGTGTAGTTGCGGCCGTTGTGCGAGGCCTGGTTGCCACCGGTGTAGACGGTGCCCGCCGCCCAGGGCGAGGCGCACGCGGCGGCGGAGGCCTGCGGGGCGGGGGCGAACAGGGCGACCGTCCCCGCCACCACCGTGGCCAGTGCGAGTCCGAGAAGACGTTTCATGGTGGCGCTCCTTATTCAGCAGGGTTCAAGCACCGATGGCCTGTGTGCTCCCGGCTGCTCCGAGTGACCCGGACCGTCCGCCGCCGGGGAACGGGAAGACCGGGCTGCGCCGCGGCCGCGGCTGGTGACAGGGGTGGGACGGCGGTCCGCGCGGCCGGATGGGAAGCGGCGGCGCGGACCGCCCGCGTGCGGGTCAGCCCAGTGAGTTGAGGTGGGGCTTGACCGTGTTGGCGAACCGCTTGCCGTTGCTGTGGTCCCAGTTGATCGACCAGGTCATCACGCCGCGCAGGTTCGCCGCCGCGCCGGTGGGCTTGTACGAGCCGCAGCCGGTGACCTTGACCAGGCAGCTGGCCGCGTTGTTGACCACCGACGGGTCCACGTAGCCGGAGCTCGCGCCGGAGGTGGAG
Proteins encoded in this region:
- a CDS encoding helix-turn-helix domain-containing protein — translated: MSHPPRPPEGVLIEAARNRHGLTPAEVAAAANMTVLRWSQLVSGITLKGGKAVQAPATDEQLATMAEVVRLTPEELRPLRPGAAELLARRQGGVDLTRVPTGELLNELARRMKRP
- a CDS encoding glycoside hydrolase family 19 protein, translating into MKRLLGLALATVVAGTVALFAPAPQASAAACASPWAAGTVYTGGNQASHNGRNYTAQWWTQGETPGGASVWQDNGSCDGGSGNPGTPVNCNHPNWVAGQWYPAGSIVKYTNGQFYRAKNENPGYDPVISTWYWEPFNCNGGDPGNPGSFPVSEGQFNQMFPSRNPFYTYQGLINALSAYPAFAGSGSDVTKKQEAAAFLANVNHETGGLRYVVEQNTANYPHYCDRNQPYGCPAGQAAYYGRGPIQLSWNFNYKAAGDALGIDLLNNPYLVQNDPAVAWKTGIWYWMTQNGPGSMTAHNAIVGGHGFGQTIRSINGSLECDGKNPAQVQSRVTAYQNFAGILGVTPGGNLYC